ACTTCGTGGTGGTGCTGGACGGGGCGACGGCCGGCGCCGGGGTGGAGTCGGGGTGCCGGCATGACGTGACCTGGCTGGTTCGGCAGTTGGGGACGCAGTTGGCTGTGCCGCTGATCGGGCGGTCGGCGGCGTCGCTGGCCGACCTGCTGGCGGAGGCGATCGCCGGGGTCGGGGCTCTGCATGCGGGGACATGCGATCTGACCAACCCGGACAGCCCGTCGTCGACCGTGGCGATGGTGCGAGCCGGAGCGGAGAGCGTCGAGCACCTGGTGCTCGCGGATTCGCCGGTGGTGCTGCGGGCTCCCGACGGGTGGGTGACGACGGTCGCGGACGACCGGGTCGACTACCTGCCGGAGTACACGTTCGAGGCGGTGCGGAAGGCGCGGAACCAGCCGGGTGGGTTCTGGGTGGCGAGCACACTGCCGGCGGCGGCGTACGAGGCCTTGTCCGGTACGACGCCGCGCGAGCAGGTGGCGTCGGTGGCCGTGATGACCGACGGAGCGTCACGGTACGCCGAGCGGTACGGGCACTCGTGGGACGAGCTGGTCGCCGTCTTGGAGTCCGGCGGGCCGCGGGAGCTGATCGATCGCGTGCGGGCGTACGACGTCGCCGCGGCTGACGGCAGTTTCCGGGGCAAGCGGCACGACGACGCGAGTGCCGTGCTCTGCCGGCTCAGCTGACGGTCAGCGCGAGCCGGACGGGTACTCCGGTGGGCCGCCTTCGCGGGTCGGCCAAGGGGACCTCGGCGGATCGGCGCGCGGTGCCGGCGGGCTCAGGTCCGGCGGGTGCGTCGGGCCGGGGCCGTTCGGGCTCGAGCCCGTGGTGCCGCCGTACCCGCCTGGACCGTAGGGACCGCCAGGACGAGGAGCCTGAGCCGGCGGAGCCTGGTACGGCCCGTTGTCGTACGGGTTGGCCTGCGGCGGGCGAGGTGCGTACTGCGGGGTGCGGTCGACCGGCGGCAGGTACGAGGGCGAGCTGTACGGCAGCGTCGGCCCGAGCGGTACGCCGGACTGCGGCTCGCGGTCGTCGTGCCAGCTGCTGACCTGGAGCAGCAGCAGCGAGAACGTCACTCCTGCCACGATCAGCAGCACAGTGCCGACCGTGAACGCGATGTTGATCCCGAGCGCGAGCCGGACCAGATAGTCCTGGAGGTCGTAGATGTCGACGTAGTCACCGGTCAGGTTGGCCTCGTCGGCGCGGTTGACCAAACGGATGAACCAGGTGATGAAGCTGATCCCCGCGAACAGCCCGCCGCCGACCGCGACGACGCAGAAGGCGACCCAGGCCGCCCACCAGCCGAACAGCAGCGAGCGGATCCGGCCCGAGCGGGCGATGCCCGGCTGGTTCGGCGGCTCGCTGGCGCGGATCACGTCCCCGACGACCTGCAACGGGTACCAGAACTGGACCACCGGGCAGAGCCAGCCGCCGACCGTCCAGCCGGTCGAGTGCCGGTGTGCGCCGGGGGCCGCGTCGTAGCCGCCCTGGTACGTCGTCGCGAAGGGCGGCTTGAGGATCTCCGTGTTCTCCCGGGCCTGCCAGAGCCAGATCACCACGACGATCCCGGCGGCTGCGAAGAGGTACCCGAGTCCGTCGAGCAGTGGTCCCGCGCCTACGACCGCTTCGGCGCCGGTGTCGATCTCGTCCTCGGACAGCAGGCCGTAGACCAGACGCTTCACGTCGTCGTACGACAGCCACATCAGGATCGTCTGGATCACGCTGACCAGCACGGTCCCGGCCATCAGCGCGACGGCGACCTTGCCGAGCCGGCCGAGCGCGCGGTACTTCGGTGGCGCGCCCGGCGGCGGGCCGCCGTGGAACTGGCCGACGTTCTGCGGATGACTGCCGGGGTACGGACCCTGGCCTGGATACGGCTGACTCACGATCCCCACCTCCCCAGGTCGCGGCTACTCCCCAAGTTATCTGGTGGTGGGAGCGCTTTGGGACTTTTCCACAGGTCAGCTGGGGGGAAGGTGGGGAAAGCAAGGGAAGGAAAGAGCCGACTGGGCGGCAGGGTGTAGGTGGATTTCGTGCGCCTGGTGGGGCGACTATTTGGTGGGTTTCGGGTTGGACTGAGGGTGTGTCGGGTTGGGCCGGGGGTGTGTCGGGTTGGGCCGGGGGTGTGTCGGGTCAGACTGCGGCGAAGGCTGCTCTGACCGCGGGGAGGGCGAGGTCTCGGTCGGCGGCGGAGAGGCCTAGGCGGGTTCGGCGGTCCAGGACGTCGTCTTCGTCGAGGGCTCCCTCGTGCCGTACGGCGAAGCGGAGTTCGGCGTGGGTTGTGGCCAGGCCCGGGGCCACCGGCTCGAGTAGGGCGCGGTCGCCGGTGATGACGTCGGGGGCCTCGGTGCCGTAGCGGTGGACGAAGCGGGCCGGGGCGCGGACCGTTGCGAGGCGGGAGCGGTCGGCTGCGCCGACCAGGGGGATGCGGTGGGTCAGACAGGGCCGCCGGACCTCCAGTGAGGACTGCTTCAGGGCGGCGTCGAGTGCGTCCTGTGCCATCCGGCGGTACGTCGTGAGCTTGCCGCCGACGATCGTCACCAGCCCGTCCGGTCCGGTGATCACCGCGTGCCGCCGGGAGATGTCGGCGGTCTTGTCCTCGCCCCGTTGGTGGCCGGTGTCGAGCAGCGGTCGCAGTCCGGCGTACGTGCCGAGCAGGTCGGAGCGGGTGATCGGCTCGCGCACCGCCGCGCTGATCGTGCCGAGCAGGAAGTCGATCTCGGCGTCGCTGGCCTGCGGTACGTCGCTGACCGGGCCCGGCGCGTCCTCGTCGGTCAGCCCGACGTACACCCGGCCGTCCGGCGCGGGGATCGCCATCACCACCCGCCGCGGCTCCCCCGGCACCGGCACGGTCAGTACGGCGGACAGCTCGCCGAACACCGACTGCGGCAGCACCAGGTGCGTCCCGCGGCTCGGGCGCAGCTTGATCCCGGTGGCGACCTGGTCGGCCCAGATGCCGCCGGCGTTGACCACCATCCGCGCCGAGACGTCGATGCGACGGCCGCTCAGCTGATCGACGACGACCGCGCCCTGGCCGGTAACCTGCTCGGCCGAGCAGCGGGTCAGCACGCGGGCGCCGTACAAGGCTGCGGTCCGGGCGATCGCGACGACGAGCCGGGCGTCGTCGTACAGCTGGCCGTCCCAGGTCAGGAAGCCGCCGCGCAGACCGTGCGGCCGGACGGTGGGCGCGTAGCGCAGGACCTCGGCCGAGCTGACGCGGCGGGAGTGCGGAAGATAGTCGTCGCTGGTGTGCGCGAAGGTCCGCAGTACGTCGCCGCCGAGGAAGGCCGAGCGCAGCAGCGCCGCCTGCATGAACCTTGCCTCAGGCAACCAAGGCGCGACCTGCGGGACGGGGTGGACCAGGTGCGGCGCGGTGGTCTTCATCAGGATGCCGCGCTCGACGGCGCTCTCGTACGCGATGCCGACGTGTCCGGACGCGAGGTAGCGCAGGCCGCCGTGCACCAGCTTCGAGCTCCAGCGGCTGGTCCCGAAGGCGAGGTCGTGCTTCTCCACCAGGGCGACGGTCAGCCCGCGAGCGGCCGCGTCGAGCGCGACGCCGGCACCGGTCACCCCGCCACCGACGACCAGGACGTCGACCTGCCGGCGGGTGTCCAGCCAGTCGAGCTCCTTGGTCCGCCGGGCGGCGTTGAGGCTGGAGTTGCCGACCGAGATCATTCCGGCACCAGGTAGCGGTTCAGCATCGCGCGGAGCTCGTCGTCGAGCAGCGGGTACTCCTCGTGGGAGGCGAGGACCGGTCCGGACACCGCGGAGGCGAGCGAGACCAGGATGATCTGGCGCGACAGCCAGTCGGGGTCGCCGCCGCGGATCGAGCCGTCGGCCTGACCGGCCTTGATGCCCTCGGCGACCAGCGCGAGGTGCGCGACCGTGCTGCTGCCGCGGCGCTCCAGCAGGTACGGCGTGAGGAACTCGGGGTCGAGCTCGATGATCTTGCGCATCAGCGGGTGGGTGCGGGTCTTGCCGACCACCTCGACGACGCCCTCGACCAGCCGGGCGCGGCCGTCGACGGCGTCGGGCTGGAAGGCGGACATCAGCGCGGTCGTCCACTCCCGGGTCATCAGCGCGGCGACGACGGCCTGCACGTTGGGCCAGCGGCGGTAGAGGGTCGCGCGGGAGACCTCGGCGTGCCGGGCGATGTCGGCCATCGTCATCCGGCGCATGCCGATCGCCAGCAGCAGCTCGTACGCCGCGTCGAGGATCCGCTCCTCGCCGATCGCGTTGGCGGGGGTGGGACGGGCCGACGGGGTCGACTCGAGGTCGCTGCTACGCTGAGACATCACACGTCAGAGTGTATCAGCGAGTCCAAGGTGCCGGAACTAGTCGGACGGTACCTCCCGAACCCACCGATGGGGAGTGCCGCATGACCGAGTCCGACCTGCCGGTGGTGCAACTCACGCCCGGCCGCTGGGGCGACCCCGCCCAGACGGTCGAGGTCCCGGAAGCAGCACTCGCGGCGCTGAAGCATCTGGGAGTACGCCGTACCGGTGTAGCTGTAGAGGCGGAGCAAGTAGTAGACGGCGAAGCCCCGGGGGCTTTGGTCGAGTTACTCGGTGTCGAGCATGTGAAGGTCGACTCAGACAGCCGGTGGGCGCATACCCGTGGTTACTCAACGCCTGATCTGCTGCGGGCCCGGGCGGGCGATCGGGCGGACATGCCGGAGGCTGTTCTCTTCCCGGGGTCGCACGAGGATGTGCTGGGCGTCCTGCGGGTCTGTTCGGAGCTGGGACTGGCGGTGGTGCCCTACGCGGGTGGGACGTCTGTGGTGGGTGGGCTGGCGCCGAGCAGGTCTTTTGTTGCGATGGATCTGCGGCGGCTGGATCAGGTCGACGAGTTGGACGAGATCTCGCGGACGGTGCGACTGGGGGCTGGGCTCCGAGGGACGGCGGCTGAGGCGGCGCTGAAGGACGAGGGCTACACGCTCGGGCACTTCCCGCAGTCCTACGAGGGCGCCTCGATCGGTGGGTACGCGGCGACGCGGTCGAGTGGGCAGTCGTCGGCCGGGTACGGGCGGTTCGACCAGATGGTGGTCGGGGTGACGGTCGCGACGCCGCGCGGAACGGTCGAGCTCGGCCGGGCGCCGATGTCCGCGGCGGGTCCCGATCTGCGGCAGCTCTGGCTCGGGTCGGAGGGAGCGCTCGGGATCATCACCTCGGTGGTGGTGCGGATCCGGCCGCGGCCGGTCGAGCGGTTCTTCGAGGGCTGGCGGTTCGGGAGCTTCGCGCAGGGCCTGGACGCGATCCGCCGGCTCGCGCAGGACGGGCCGTTGCCGACCGTGCTGCGGCTGTCCGACGAGGCCGAGACAGCGGTGAACCTGGCCGATCCCGAGGTGCTCGGTGGGGCGAGCGGCGTACAGGCGATCGTCGGGTTCGAGGGCACGGCGACCGCCGTACGACGTGCTGCTGTGGCCGAGGTGCTCGTGGACGCGGGCGGCGAGCCGTTGGGCGAGGAAGCGGGTGAGACCTGGCGCAAGGGCCGCTACCGCGCGCCGTACCTGCGGGATCCGCTGCTCGACGAGGGCGCGCTGGTGGAGACCTTGGAGACGGCCGGGTTCTGGTCGAAGCTCCCCGCGCTCAAGGCGGCCGTGACGGATGCGCTGGTGAAGTCGCTCGGTGATCAAGGCACGCCGCCGCTGGTGCTCTGCCACGTGTCGCACGTGTACGAGACGGGCGCGTCGCTCTACTTCACTGTCGTCTGCGCGCAGGCCGAGGACCCGATCGGGCAGTGGCGGCAGGCGAAGACAGCAGCCAGTACGGCGATCGCCGCGGCCGGTGGGACGATCACGCACCACCACGGCGTCGGGACCGATCACCGCGACGCGTACGCCGCCGAGATCGGCCCGCTGGCGATCGAGAGCCTGCAGGCGGTCAAGCGAGTGCTCGACCCGAACAACGTCCTCAGCCCAGGAATCCTGCTCCCGGAGAACTAGCGCAGAGCGATCACGGTGTCCTCGCCGGAGACCAGGAGCTGGTTGCCCAGGGCATGGATTCCCCGGCGGCACTCGACCTCGTCCGGCAGCGCGACCCGCCGCTGGCCGGTCGAGGTGAGGACAGTGAGGTCGCAGCCGTGCGTGGTCTCCCGGACCGAGACGACGCGCGCGTCGCCGGTGATCGTGGACCGGACACTGAGATCGCCCGGCACCGTGCGCTGCCAGGCGAGGTTCCCGGTCTGGGCGTCGAGCACCGTCGCCACCACCGCGCTCTGCTTCGCGGCCTTCGACGGGCAGTTCAGCAGGACCACCTGCCGCCCGGCCGCGGCGACCTTGCTGTCGCAGGCCCAGGTGGTCGGCAGGTCCCAGCGCCACTTGACCTCACCGGTCCGCGCCTCGATCGCGACCAGTACTCCTGGCGACCCTTCACGGTTCTCCAGTACGACGACCAGCCCGTCGAACACCAGCCGCGTCACGCCCTGCCAGTCCGCCGGCCGCGACCACAGCTGCTTGCCGGTCTCGAGGTCCAGCGCGGTCAGCTCGTCCGGCTTCCCTCCGCAACTGTGGCCGAGGAACGTCACCACGGTGTCCGCCGTCGCGGTCGCGCCGATGCTGGTGCAGCGCCCGGGCTCGAAGGTCCAGCGGTCCTTCCCGTCAGCGTCCAGCCCGCGCAACTTGTCGGACCCCTTCGAGACCTGCTTCCCGGTCAGCAGCGGGTCCGCGTTCTCGATCGAGTGGTCCCGGGTGCTCGAGCGCGGCCAGCCGGGCGTACGACGTCCGGTCGCGGCGTCGAGCATCAGGTAGCCGAAGTCGTCGAAGTCCGCGAGCAGCAGCTGGCCGTCGCCCGCGGCGTACAGCCTCGGCCGTGCGGCGGTGTCGGACCGGCTGTAGCGCCAGCGCACCTCGCCCGACCCCGGGTCGAGCATCTCGACCGTGCCGGTCTGCCGCGAGATCGCGATGCCGTGCCGGGTCGCCACCGCGTCGGACACCGCGTCCGCGCGCAGTGAGGTCGTCGGGCTGACCCAGGCGATCCGTCCGCCCAGTTCGGACCGCGGCGCCTGGACCTCGGGTGCCGTCGTACCGGTGATCTGCTCGTTCGCCTGCAGCAGGTAGCTTCGCCCGACCGGGTCGGCGACGAACACGGTGGCGGCCACCACGGCAGCGGCCGCCAACAGGGCGGCAACCAACTGTCCACGGTTGCGCGCGGGAAGCGGTGCGGTCAGGGTGCTCGCGGCCAAGGCGGCGAGACCGCCGATCAGCAGCAGGCCCAGGCTGATGATCACCAGCGGCACCCGTCCACCGGGACCGTTCGACGGTGTCCGGTCCGGGATCAGCAGAACCGCGATCACCAGGCCGGCCACCGCAGCAGTGCTGAACACCCCGGCGAGCACCCGCGCCCGACGATTGTTGCTGCGGGCAATCTTCTGGAGCAGGAAGACCGAGGCCAGCGCGACCAGGTTGAGCACCCAGGCCGGCCACGCGGACCCGCCGTCAGCGCCGGACTGCCACGAGCTACCGGTCGCCCCGAATGAGGCAGCGGCGGCGAGCAGTGGGCTGATCACGGCGACGCCGACCAGCGCCGCGCGTTGCCAACCACGCCAGGGCGCCGGGATCTCACCGTCCAGGACCTCCAGTTCCCTGGCGAGATTCGCGCGCGCGGCCGCGGCGTACCGGTCCCGGCCGAGTTGTGTCCGGAAGATCGGTCCGTCGAGCAGTCGTTGCACGAGGGCGTGCCGCAGTTTGATCGCCGTACTGCGGTCGGGGGCGTCGCGCCGTACTTCCACGGCGTGCGTCGCGTAGTTGGGTCCGGCGGCGGTCGCGTTGACGGCGTCGAGCAGGACGTAGGCGTTCGGGTCGGACAGGTCGTCGGACCATGGAGGCGGCGTACCGGTCAGGCGGATCAGGCGGGCGACCTCGGCGGTCCGCGCCGCGGTCACGTGGTACGACGGCAGCTCCTGCTCGGCCAGCACCGCCGAGGCCTCGGCGTCCGACTGCCCGCCCGGCTCGTGGACGGCCCGGTGGAACCAAGCGGCGAGGTAGACCGCCGTCGGATCGGTGCTGAGCTGGTCCAGCGTGCCGAGTGCGTCGAGGACCCGGTGCAGGTACTGATCGCGGTAGGCGCGCCGGTCGTCCGCGCGGTAGCGCGCGGCCAGGTCGTCGGCCAGCACGGCCGCGCCCGGGATGAGGTCGTTCCAGCGCTCACGTAACCCCGTCACTCGCGACATAGTGACAGCTAGCGGTGTCTGTAGGTATTTTGCGGGAACACGTCAAGAAATTTCCTTCTCCTGACCGCCCCAAGGAAGGTTCGCGATGTCCGCCCCCAGACACTTCGCCGCGCTCGCTGTCGCCTCGACAGCTCTGGCCGGCCTCGGCCTGTCCCCCGCGGCAGCCTCCCCGACCGCCGTCCAGGCCGTCGGCGCGACACTCCCCTTCACCATCGTCGAGGCCGAGAGCTCGGCCACCAACGGCAGCAGGATCGGCCCGAGCTACGCCCAGGGCACGCTCGCCGCCGAGGCCTCGAACCGGCAGGCCGTCACGCTCAACGGCGGCCAGTACGTCGAGTTCACCGCACCGGCCACCACCAACGCGATCACCGTCGCGTACGCCGTTCCGGACGGCCGGTCCGGCACCCTGTCGGTCTACGTGGACGGCCAGAAGCTGTCCCAGCAACTCGCCGTGACCTCGAAGTACAGCTACGTCGACACGAGCTGGATCGCCGGTTCGCGCACCCACAAGCTCTACGACCACGCCCGGCTCCAGCTCGGCCGGACCGTGAACGCCGGCGCGAAGATCAAGCTGCAGGTCGACGGCGAGAACACCGCCGGCCCGTACACGATCGACGACGTCGAGTTCGAGAACGTCGCCGGCCCGGCCGGTCAGCCGGGTGGCTCGATCTCGATCACCGACCGCGGCGCGGACCCGAACGGCAACAGCGACTCCACCGGCGCCATCCAGCAGGCGATCGACGCCGCCCGCGGCTCCGGCGGCGTGGTCTGGATCCCGGTCGGCCGGTTCAAGGTCGGCGGCACGATCAACCCCGACGGCGTGACGATCCGCGGCGCCGGGCGCTGGCACTCGGTGCTGCTCAGCCACCACCTGATCGACCGCCCGAACGGCGGCGGCAACGTGAAGCTGCACGACTTCGCGGTGATCGGCGAGGTGACCGAGCGCAACGACAACTCGCCGGACAACTTCGTCAACGGCAGTCTCGGCCCGAACTCGGTGGTCTCCGGGCTGTGGCTGCAGCACCTCAAGGTCGGCTTGTGGCTGACCGGCAACAACGACAACCTGGTGGTCGAGAACAACCGGTTCTACGACATGACCGCCGACGGCCTGAACCTGAACGGGACCGCGAACAACGCGCAGATCCGGAACAACTACCTGCGCAACCAGGGCGACGACGCACTCGCCGCCTGGTCGCTGCACGCGGCCAACCGCGGCTCCACCTTCGCCAACAACACGATCGTGCAGCCGAACCTGGCGAACGGCATCGCGATCTACGGCGGCACCGACATGACGGTCCGGGACAACCTGATCGCCGACACCAACGCGCTCGGCGGCGGGATCGCGATCTCGAACCAGTCGTTCGGCTCGCCGTTCTTCCCGCTCGCGGGCACGATCAACGTCTCCGGCAACACGCTGATCCGGACCGGCGCGATGAACCCCAACTGGGGCCAGAACCACCCGCACGGCGCCATCCGCGTGGACGCGTACGACAGTCAGATCAACGCGCAGGTCCGGCTGACAAATAACCGGTTGGTTGCTAGTCCGTGGTCGGCGTACCAGTTCGTGGACGGTGGTGGCGCCGGGCGGCCGGTGCAGAACGTGACCGTGGACGGCGGTTCGATCGAGGGGGCCGGGACGTTCGCGTTCCAGGCCGAGACGACCGGATCGGCGTCGATCAGCAACGTCCAGGCCAGTGGCGTCGGCCGGGCCGGCGTCTACAACTGCGCGTACCCCGGTGGCACGTTCGCGCTGAACCGCGGTTCCGGCAGCAGTGGTTGGGACTCGACGTGGAGCGGCTGCGCCTGGGTCGCGCCCGGCACGGGTGGCGGGACCGATCCCGGGACGCCGACCGGCAATCTTGCCGCGGGCAAGCAGATCACGGCGACCAGTCAGGTACAGAACTACGTGCCGGCCAACACGGTCGACGGAAACGCCAACAGCTACTGGGAAAGCGCGAACAACGCGTGGCCGCAGTCGATCACCGTCGACCTCGGCAGCAACCAGACCGTCAAGCGGCTGGTGCTGAAGCTGCCGCCGAGCTCGGCCTGGGGCACCCGCACCCAGACCATCGCGGTGCTCGGCAGCACCACCAACTCGTCGTACACGCAGCTTGCCGGTGCGGCCGGTCGCACCTTCGACCCGGGCTCTGGCAACACTGCGACGATCACGCTGCCGAGTGCCGTCAGCACGCGCTACGTCCGGCTCACCGTCACCGGTAACACCGGGTGGCCGGCGGGCCAGTTGTCGGAGTACGAGATCTACAGCTCTTGACCTCAAGTTGACTTGAGGTAACACAGTAACCGGCATGACTCCTTCGCAGAATCGTCCTGTTGCTGTTGTCACCGGAGCGTCGGCCGGCCTCGGGCTGGCGCTCGCGCAGGGGCTCGCCGAGCGTGGATGGTCGCTGATCATCGACGCTCGGGGAGCCGACGCGCTCAAGGACGCGGCCGACCAGTTGGCCGCCAAGACCGACGTCGTCCCGCTGGCCGGCGACGTCACCGACGCCGAGCACCGCGCCGATCTGGTGGACGCGGTCGGCGAACTCGGCCGGCTCGATCTCCTGGTCAACAACGCGAGCTACCTCGGCCCGAGTCCGCTGCAGCCGTTGGCCGCCGCCGATCTCGACGAGCTGCGCCGGGTGTACGAGGTCGACGTGATCGCGCCGATCGCACTGGCCCAGGCGCTGATTCCCGAACTGGGCAAAGCGAACGGGATCGTGCTGAACGTCAGCTCCGACGCGGCCGTCGAGGCCTACGAAGGCTGGGGCGGCTACGGATCGGCGAAGGCGGCGCTCGATCACGCGAGTGCCGTACTGGCGGCCGAGCATCCCGGGCTCGCCGTGTACGCCGTGGATCCGGGCGACCTGCGGACCGCGATGCACCAGGCGGCCTTCCCGGGTGAGGACATCTCGGACCGGCCGGAGCCGGCGGCCGTCGTACCGGCGCTGCTCGCGTTGCTGGACAGCCGGCCGGCGAGCGGTCGCTACCGGGCGTCCGAGTTCGCACCGGCGGAGGCGTCGTGAAAGTCCATCCACAGACGAGATTCACGCTGCCCGACGAACTGAACGCCGTCGAGCCGCCGGAGGCCCGAGGTCTGGCGCGGGACCAGGTGAAGCTGCTGGTCGCGGAGGGGTCGACCGTGCGGCACACCCGGTTCGACCGGATCGGTGAGCACCTGCGGCCGGGCGACCTGCTGCTGGTGAACACCTCCGGCACGCTGGCCGCCGCTGTCGACGGCTCGTGGATCACCGGCTCGGGAGTAGCGCCTGTGGTGGTGCACTTCTCGACCGCGCTCGACGACGGCACCTGGGTGATCGAGCTGCGCAACGGTGGCTCACCGATGCTCGGCGGCGCGATCGGTGATCAGGTGGAGTTGCCGGACGGCGTACTGACTTTGCTGGCGCCGTACCAGGAAGGCTCGACGCGGCTGTGGCGAGCAGATCCGCCGGCGGCCGATGTGGTCGAGTACCTGCGCAAGCACGGGCGGCCGATCAGCTACAAGTACGTCGACCGGCAGTGGCCGCTCGCGCTGTACCAGACCGTGTTCGCCAACCAGCCTGGTTCGGCGGAGATGCCCAGTGCCGGCAGGCCGTTCAGCTTCGAGCTGGTCAGTCAGCTGGCGGCATCCGGCGTACTGATCGCGCCGATCCTCTTGCACTGTGGGGTTTCGTCGCTGGAGAGCCACGAGCCGCCACTGCCCGAGCGGTACGCCGTGCCGGAGCACACCGCGCGGCTGGTCAACTGGGTGAAGGCGAACGGCGGCCGGGTGATCGCCGTCGGTACCACGGCCGTCCGCGCGATCGAGTCGAGCGCCCTGCCGAGCGGATCGGTGCTGGCGTCGAGCGGCTGGACCGATCTGGTCCTCGGACCCGACCGGCCCGCGTCGGTCGTCGACGGGCTGATCACCGGCATGCACGCACCCGAGGCGTCCCACCTGCTCCTGCTGGAGTCCGTCGTCGGTGGTCCTGTCGTCCAGCAGGCGTACGACGCGGCGCTGCGGCAGCACTACCTGTGGCACGAGTTCGGCGACGTGTGCCTGATGCTGCGCTGACCGGGCCGCCTCAGTTCTTGTCCACCTCGACCGGCTCCTTGGTCTCCTCCCGCTGCCCGACCTCGGTCAGGTCAGCGGCGGGCTCCGTGGCCGGCGGTCCGCCCTCGTTGCCCGGCCGGGCCCGCTTGTCCACGGCCCGCGGACTCATCCGACCCACCACCGCACGCTGGTAGCACTCATCGCGAATGTCCTTACCTGCAAGGTCCCCCGTCGGGACTTCACTCGTTTGACGAACGAACAGTGCCCGTCGTCATGCGCGATGACAGACTGAATCAGAATTGTGGCCTAGGCCGTTGAGTTCTCGCCATAGCCGTGGAGAAACGCGTGCACGCCGGAGCGCACCGTCTCGGCCACCTCCTCGTCGAGGGTCCGGGAGCGGTACGCCGGGTCGGTGCCGCTGATCAGGGCCGAGAAGTGCAGGGCGGCGCGGAGCGGGTCCTCGAGGGTCAGCAGGCCGTCGGCGGCGAAGGCTTCGAAGCGGGCAGCGAGCGCACGGCGTACGGCGAGCGGGCCGGTCTGCTGCCAGGTCTCGATCACCTCGGCCGGGATGTGTCCGCCCTCGGCGTTGATCTGCCGGACCAGGGCCGAGTGTTCGACGTGGTCCGGGACCGGCGTACGCCAGGCGATGCCGAAGGCGACCAGGTCCTCCTCCAGATCGCCGATCGTGCCCAGGTAGCGGTCGATCAGGGCGAGCTGCGCGGCGGCGACCCCGGCCGCGCTGGTCTCGATCACGGCGGCGAACAGTCCGGCCTTGTCCCCGAAGTGGTTGTAGATCGTCCGGGTCGAGACCCGCGCCGCGGCGGCGATCACGTCGATGCTCGCCCGGGTGTAGCCGTCGCGGGCGAAGACCGTCCGGGCGCCGGCCAGCACCGCCGTGCGTTTGTCCACGGTCTCCTCCAGGAATACAACGCCCGTTGTACTTGTTACAACGATCGTTGTACCTTAACCCGACACCTTCTTGAGGAGAATCCCCGATGTCCTTCACCCCGGAAGAGCTCGCCTATCTCGAGTCCCAGCCGCTGGCCCGCCTCGCCACCGTCGATCTCGACGGTCAGCCGGACGTCGTCCCGGTCGGCCTGGAGTACGACGGCACCTACTTCTACATCGGTGGGCACAGTCCCGAGCGCACCCGCAAGGTGCTGAACGTCCGGGACGGCAACCAGCAGATCGCGCTGGTGGTCGACGACCTGGTGTCCCACGACCCCTGGTCGCCGCGCTTCGTCCGGATCTACGGCACCGCCGAGGTGATCGAGCGCGAAGGACAGTTCGGCGCCGGCACCTACCTGCGGATCACGCCGACGGT
The Kribbella italica DNA segment above includes these coding regions:
- a CDS encoding protein phosphatase 2C domain-containing protein, with amino-acid sequence MNEDLVVSGPDFVVVLDGATAGAGVESGCRHDVTWLVRQLGTQLAVPLIGRSAASLADLLAEAIAGVGALHAGTCDLTNPDSPSSTVAMVRAGAESVEHLVLADSPVVLRAPDGWVTTVADDRVDYLPEYTFEAVRKARNQPGGFWVASTLPAAAYEALSGTTPREQVASVAVMTDGASRYAERYGHSWDELVAVLESGGPRELIDRVRAYDVAAADGSFRGKRHDDASAVLCRLS
- a CDS encoding DUF4328 domain-containing protein, producing the protein MSQPYPGQGPYPGSHPQNVGQFHGGPPPGAPPKYRALGRLGKVAVALMAGTVLVSVIQTILMWLSYDDVKRLVYGLLSEDEIDTGAEAVVGAGPLLDGLGYLFAAAGIVVVIWLWQARENTEILKPPFATTYQGGYDAAPGAHRHSTGWTVGGWLCPVVQFWYPLQVVGDVIRASEPPNQPGIARSGRIRSLLFGWWAAWVAFCVVAVGGGLFAGISFITWFIRLVNRADEANLTGDYVDIYDLQDYLVRLALGINIAFTVGTVLLIVAGVTFSLLLLQVSSWHDDREPQSGVPLGPTLPYSSPSYLPPVDRTPQYAPRPPQANPYDNGPYQAPPAQAPRPGGPYGPGGYGGTTGSSPNGPGPTHPPDLSPPAPRADPPRSPWPTREGGPPEYPSGSR
- a CDS encoding glycerol-3-phosphate dehydrogenase/oxidase, whose translation is MISVGNSSLNAARRTKELDWLDTRRQVDVLVVGGGVTGAGVALDAAARGLTVALVEKHDLAFGTSRWSSKLVHGGLRYLASGHVGIAYESAVERGILMKTTAPHLVHPVPQVAPWLPEARFMQAALLRSAFLGGDVLRTFAHTSDDYLPHSRRVSSAEVLRYAPTVRPHGLRGGFLTWDGQLYDDARLVVAIARTAALYGARVLTRCSAEQVTGQGAVVVDQLSGRRIDVSARMVVNAGGIWADQVATGIKLRPSRGTHLVLPQSVFGELSAVLTVPVPGEPRRVVMAIPAPDGRVYVGLTDEDAPGPVSDVPQASDAEIDFLLGTISAAVREPITRSDLLGTYAGLRPLLDTGHQRGEDKTADISRRHAVITGPDGLVTIVGGKLTTYRRMAQDALDAALKQSSLEVRRPCLTHRIPLVGAADRSRLATVRAPARFVHRYGTEAPDVITGDRALLEPVAPGLATTHAELRFAVRHEGALDEDDVLDRRTRLGLSAADRDLALPAVRAAFAAV
- a CDS encoding TetR/AcrR family transcriptional regulator gives rise to the protein MSQRSSDLESTPSARPTPANAIGEERILDAAYELLLAIGMRRMTMADIARHAEVSRATLYRRWPNVQAVVAALMTREWTTALMSAFQPDAVDGRARLVEGVVEVVGKTRTHPLMRKIIELDPEFLTPYLLERRGSSTVAHLALVAEGIKAGQADGSIRGGDPDWLSRQIILVSLASAVSGPVLASHEEYPLLDDELRAMLNRYLVPE
- a CDS encoding FAD-binding oxidoreductase, with protein sequence MTESDLPVVQLTPGRWGDPAQTVEVPEAALAALKHLGVRRTGVAVEAEQVVDGEAPGALVELLGVEHVKVDSDSRWAHTRGYSTPDLLRARAGDRADMPEAVLFPGSHEDVLGVLRVCSELGLAVVPYAGGTSVVGGLAPSRSFVAMDLRRLDQVDELDEISRTVRLGAGLRGTAAEAALKDEGYTLGHFPQSYEGASIGGYAATRSSGQSSAGYGRFDQMVVGVTVATPRGTVELGRAPMSAAGPDLRQLWLGSEGALGIITSVVVRIRPRPVERFFEGWRFGSFAQGLDAIRRLAQDGPLPTVLRLSDEAETAVNLADPEVLGGASGVQAIVGFEGTATAVRRAAVAEVLVDAGGEPLGEEAGETWRKGRYRAPYLRDPLLDEGALVETLETAGFWSKLPALKAAVTDALVKSLGDQGTPPLVLCHVSHVYETGASLYFTVVCAQAEDPIGQWRQAKTAASTAIAAAGGTITHHHGVGTDHRDAYAAEIGPLAIESLQAVKRVLDPNNVLSPGILLPEN